In a single window of the Sphingosinicella microcystinivorans genome:
- a CDS encoding cytochrome B6, with protein MKKKLLTGIIISSTVLFCGAATFAANPATFADLVKQLQAEKPKFAKRQQDMLAARYDLANRPAAGVTMSGGKAVQAGVRVKLPAGTTWEQLAEMSPDDIREKGLWPAGFYPLPHPHHEAGGMIFPKHVIERTKKDAGRDISRFDLDFDLPEHMLAEFPAPIYLTTRPDLGDVSRGQLVTTQNYYDLFKDALNPKQLDGLRLLVTPFPQQQFNNTDDRRSLEPSLGVSCFDCHANGHTNNATHTVGDIRPNEFRHRIDTPTLRGVNVQRLFGSQRALKTVEDFTEFEQRAAYFDGDPTTAAKKGVNTLNRADQVHAMAEFQELLDFPPAPKLNVLGKLDPAKATAAELRGEALFNGKGQCSVCHSGPYFTDNLMHNLKTERFFKPKMINGRYAVMDGPIKTFPLRGIKDSPPYLHDNRLMTLDDAVEFFNIVLQTKLTADEKKDLVAFLYTL; from the coding sequence ATGAAGAAGAAGTTATTGACAGGCATTATCATTAGTTCGACGGTATTGTTCTGCGGCGCCGCGACATTTGCCGCCAATCCCGCGACATTCGCCGATCTCGTAAAGCAACTACAGGCCGAAAAGCCGAAGTTCGCCAAGCGGCAGCAGGACATGCTCGCCGCGCGCTACGACCTCGCCAACCGGCCCGCGGCCGGCGTCACCATGTCCGGCGGCAAGGCCGTGCAGGCGGGCGTGCGCGTGAAGCTGCCGGCCGGCACGACGTGGGAGCAGCTCGCGGAGATGTCCCCGGACGATATCCGCGAGAAGGGCCTCTGGCCCGCGGGCTTCTATCCGCTACCGCACCCGCACCACGAGGCGGGCGGCATGATCTTCCCGAAGCACGTGATCGAGCGGACGAAGAAGGACGCCGGGCGCGACATCTCGCGCTTCGATCTCGATTTCGACCTGCCCGAGCACATGCTCGCGGAATTCCCGGCGCCGATCTACCTGACGACGCGGCCCGATCTCGGCGACGTGTCGCGCGGGCAGCTGGTGACGACGCAGAACTACTACGACCTGTTCAAGGACGCGCTCAATCCGAAGCAGCTCGACGGGCTGCGCCTCCTGGTGACGCCGTTCCCGCAGCAGCAGTTCAACAACACCGACGACCGCCGGAGCCTCGAGCCGAGCCTCGGCGTGTCCTGCTTCGACTGCCATGCGAACGGACACACCAACAACGCGACGCATACCGTGGGCGACATCCGGCCCAACGAGTTCCGCCACCGCATCGACACGCCGACGCTGCGCGGCGTGAACGTCCAGCGCCTGTTCGGGTCGCAGCGGGCGCTGAAGACGGTGGAGGACTTCACCGAGTTCGAGCAGCGCGCGGCCTATTTCGACGGCGACCCGACGACCGCCGCGAAGAAGGGCGTCAACACGCTTAACCGCGCCGACCAGGTGCACGCGATGGCGGAGTTCCAGGAGCTTCTGGACTTCCCGCCGGCGCCCAAGCTCAATGTGCTCGGCAAGCTCGATCCGGCGAAGGCGACGGCGGCCGAGCTTCGTGGCGAGGCGCTGTTCAACGGCAAGGGGCAATGCTCGGTGTGCCACTCGGGACCGTATTTCACGGACAACCTGATGCACAACCTGAAGACCGAGCGCTTCTTCAAGCCGAAGATGATCAACGGCCGCTATGCCGTGATGGACGGGCCGATCAAGACCTTCCCGCTGCGCGGCATCAAGGACTCGCCGCCCTATCTGCACGACAACCGGCTGATGACGCTCGACGACGCGGTCGAGTTCTTCAACATCGTGCTCCAGACGAAGCTGACGGCGGACGAGAAGAAGGACCTCGTCGCGTTCCTCTACACGCTGTGA
- a CDS encoding TetR/AcrR family transcriptional regulator has product MPEFIVPDLKVVPREGGYARGQDGVEQILRAALTILVEHGYRAVTMRAIAKACGMKLGNITYYFPTRDELVRALFDAVISSYEESFDAISHDEGTSVEERFESIVRLILEDITTKKTTRFFPEIWALANHDPFVSERVDEVYRRARAVLNELIAELNPALPEDERETVALFISASLEGTTIFAGHEKPWRHRMGWLETIACRAYLPLVKSLKPGDIRKSAF; this is encoded by the coding sequence TTGCCTGAGTTCATCGTTCCGGATCTGAAGGTGGTGCCGCGCGAGGGCGGCTATGCGCGTGGGCAGGACGGCGTGGAGCAGATCCTGCGCGCGGCGCTCACCATCCTCGTCGAGCACGGCTACCGCGCCGTGACGATGCGGGCGATCGCCAAGGCCTGCGGCATGAAGCTCGGCAACATCACATATTATTTCCCCACGCGCGACGAACTCGTCCGCGCGCTCTTCGATGCCGTGATCAGCAGCTACGAGGAATCGTTCGACGCGATCAGCCACGACGAAGGCACCAGCGTCGAGGAGCGCTTCGAAAGCATCGTCCGGCTGATCCTGGAGGACATCACCACCAAGAAGACGACGCGCTTCTTCCCGGAAATCTGGGCGCTCGCCAATCACGACCCGTTCGTCTCCGAGCGGGTCGACGAGGTCTACCGCCGCGCGCGCGCCGTCCTCAACGAGCTGATCGCGGAACTCAATCCGGCGCTGCCCGAGGACGAGCGCGAAACCGTCGCCCTGTTCATTTCCGCCTCGCTCGAGGGCACCACGATCTTCGCGGGCCACGAGAAGCCGTGGCGGCACCGCATGGGCTGGCTGGAAACCATCGCCTGCCGCGCCTACCTGCCGCTCGTCAAATCGCTGAAACCGGGCGACATCCGGAAATCCGCCTTCTGA
- a CDS encoding amine dehydrogenase large subunit: MSRRAGILAATLLFAAASAATNGANAQQAFPQPLPEEPIPAVATLPERYPDSYVFVHDLHFKSILDGRAAIVDVSSPAFAVKGQVPVAQFGTLLPSVSGSEIYTGETFLSRLTRGERTDVISIWDKATLAPKGEIVLPGGKRGMFVTLKNAMQFTNGEKWMLVFNFTPGASVTVVDLEGRKVLGDIDLPGCSLVYPTGLRGFTSLCADGTLMTVLLDAAGAARSTTSSKAVNDIDNDPWFMTPAMAGRTAWFVSFKGRLRGFDLSGDKPRDLGGFAMVPGDAAKGYRPGGWQVASADAAGRVYVLMDPNGEPGSHKNGGTEVWVADTAKKAVARKIAMKNHTLSIEVTAGAKPWLVAARPDGNLDVYDANSGDFLHTVAEVVNDPMTMTAAGK, translated from the coding sequence ATGTCACGACGCGCCGGGATTCTGGCTGCCACGCTGTTGTTTGCCGCGGCCAGCGCCGCAACGAACGGCGCCAATGCACAGCAGGCCTTTCCGCAGCCGCTCCCCGAAGAGCCGATTCCGGCGGTGGCGACGCTGCCGGAGCGCTATCCCGACAGCTACGTCTTCGTGCACGACCTGCACTTCAAGAGCATCCTCGACGGGCGCGCGGCCATCGTGGACGTCTCCTCGCCCGCCTTCGCGGTGAAGGGGCAGGTGCCGGTCGCGCAGTTCGGCACGCTGCTGCCCTCGGTTTCGGGCAGCGAAATCTACACCGGCGAGACCTTCCTCTCGCGCCTGACGCGCGGCGAGCGCACGGACGTCATCTCCATCTGGGACAAGGCGACGCTTGCGCCCAAGGGCGAGATCGTGCTGCCGGGCGGCAAGCGCGGCATGTTCGTGACGCTGAAGAACGCCATGCAGTTCACGAACGGCGAGAAGTGGATGCTGGTGTTCAACTTCACGCCGGGCGCCTCGGTGACGGTGGTCGACCTCGAAGGGCGCAAGGTCCTCGGCGACATCGACCTGCCGGGCTGCTCGCTCGTCTACCCCACTGGCCTGCGCGGTTTCACCTCGCTCTGCGCCGACGGCACGCTGATGACGGTGCTGCTCGACGCGGCCGGCGCCGCGCGGTCGACGACGTCGAGCAAGGCGGTCAACGACATCGACAACGATCCGTGGTTCATGACGCCCGCGATGGCGGGCCGCACGGCGTGGTTCGTCAGCTTCAAGGGCAGGCTGCGCGGGTTCGACCTCTCCGGCGACAAGCCGCGCGACCTCGGCGGTTTCGCGATGGTGCCGGGGGACGCCGCGAAGGGCTATCGTCCCGGCGGCTGGCAGGTGGCCTCCGCCGATGCGGCGGGGCGCGTCTACGTGCTGATGGACCCGAACGGCGAGCCGGGCAGCCACAAGAACGGCGGCACCGAGGTCTGGGTCGCGGACACGGCGAAGAAGGCCGTGGCGCGCAAGATCGCCATGAAGAACCACACGCTGTCGATCGAGGTGACGGCGGGCGCGAAGCCCTGGCTCGTCGCGGCGCGGCCCGACGGCAACCTCGACGTATACGACGCGAACAGCGGCGATTTCCTCCACACGGTCGCAGAGGTCGTGAACGACCCGATGACCATGACGGCAGCGGGCAAATGA
- a CDS encoding MauE/DoxX family redox-associated membrane protein, translating to MSFAGDSIALFLALVLLSAAAHKAFQPERMAGAAARLAGTGTGFGKALAATAGATEFLAAIALLFAATRPAGAAIAAGLWLVYAVLLVRRRGEAFDCGCTFGAHAAAPRVFAPARAILFAGLAVAAALLPAGAGSPEPLFAALALFSLQSAAGELAAIPDPHWRHA from the coding sequence ATGAGCTTCGCGGGTGACAGCATCGCGCTGTTCCTCGCGCTCGTCCTGCTCTCGGCGGCCGCCCACAAGGCATTCCAGCCGGAGCGCATGGCGGGGGCGGCGGCACGGCTCGCCGGCACCGGCACGGGCTTCGGCAAGGCCCTTGCGGCGACCGCCGGCGCGACGGAGTTCCTCGCGGCGATCGCGCTGCTGTTCGCCGCGACGCGGCCGGCAGGCGCGGCCATCGCCGCAGGTCTCTGGCTCGTCTATGCCGTGCTGCTGGTGCGGCGGCGCGGCGAGGCGTTCGATTGCGGCTGCACCTTCGGCGCGCACGCCGCAGCTCCCCGGGTCTTCGCTCCGGCGCGCGCCATCCTCTTCGCGGGCCTTGCGGTCGCGGCGGCGCTGCTGCCGGCGGGCGCGGGTTCGCCCGAGCCGCTGTTCGCGGCGCTCGCCCTCTTCAGCCTGCAGTCCGCCGCCGGTGAGCTGGCGGCCATCCCCGACCCCCATTGGAGGCACGCATGA
- a CDS encoding redoxin family protein: protein MSMIVVSQVLLWITVAVLGVLVAALARQVGVLHERIAPAGALTLHQGVKAGDVAPEMHVKSLDGNAVVIGGARGRSQLILFLSPDCPVCKTLLPVFKSAAAAERGWLDAILASDGDEAAHRRLMMAEGLAGFPYVLSEDLGRRFGVSKLPYAVLIGEDGRIASLGLVNTREHLESLFEAKERGVASLQDFLAKR, encoded by the coding sequence ATGAGCATGATCGTCGTCTCGCAGGTGCTGCTCTGGATCACCGTCGCCGTGCTCGGCGTGCTCGTCGCGGCGCTCGCGCGGCAGGTCGGCGTGCTCCACGAGCGCATCGCCCCGGCGGGCGCGCTGACGCTGCACCAGGGCGTGAAGGCGGGCGACGTCGCGCCGGAAATGCACGTGAAGTCGCTGGACGGCAATGCCGTCGTGATCGGCGGCGCGCGGGGCCGCAGCCAGCTGATCCTCTTCCTGTCGCCCGATTGCCCGGTCTGCAAGACGCTGTTGCCGGTGTTCAAGTCGGCCGCCGCCGCCGAGCGCGGCTGGCTCGACGCGATCCTCGCGAGCGATGGAGACGAGGCCGCGCACCGGCGCCTGATGATGGCCGAAGGTCTTGCGGGTTTCCCCTATGTCCTCTCCGAGGACCTCGGCCGCCGCTTCGGCGTCTCGAAGCTGCCCTATGCCGTGCTGATCGGCGAGGACGGACGCATCGCGTCGCTCGGCCTCGTCAACACGCGTGAACATCTCGAAAGCCTGTTCGAAGCCAAGGAGCGCGGCGTCGCCTCGCTCCAGGACTTCCTGGCGAAGCGGTAA
- a CDS encoding methylamine dehydrogenase light chain, which produces MAIDKITEALTRRVAKTTSRRSLLTLIGGAITGAAAFPVLPVSRAYASANPVHGGASGGVAPQPTGNPQDPGDQASCDYWRYCAIDGYLCSCCGGTASTCPPGTEMSPITWIGTCLNPADNRSYIISYNDCCGKSSCGRCLCNRNEGDRPMVRPQENNDINWCLGTSSAIYNCSTAVILGVALDK; this is translated from the coding sequence ATGGCCATCGACAAGATCACCGAAGCGCTCACCCGGCGGGTGGCGAAAACGACCTCGCGCCGCAGCCTGCTGACGCTGATCGGCGGCGCGATCACTGGCGCGGCGGCGTTCCCCGTGCTGCCGGTCTCGCGCGCCTATGCGTCGGCGAACCCGGTGCACGGCGGCGCGAGCGGCGGGGTCGCCCCGCAGCCGACCGGCAACCCGCAGGATCCCGGCGATCAGGCGAGCTGCGACTACTGGCGCTACTGCGCGATCGACGGCTATCTCTGCTCGTGCTGCGGCGGCACGGCGAGCACCTGCCCGCCCGGCACGGAGATGTCGCCGATCACGTGGATCGGCACCTGCCTCAACCCGGCGGACAACCGCTCCTACATCATCAGCTACAACGACTGCTGCGGGAAATCCTCGTGCGGGCGGTGCCTGTGCAACCGCAACGAGGGCGACCGGCCGATGGTGCGGCCGCAGGAGAACAACGACATCAACTGGTGCCTCGGCACGTCGAGCGCGATCTACAACTGCTCGACCGCCGTCATCCTCGGCGTGGCGCTGGACAAATGA
- a CDS encoding c-type cytochrome, with the protein MTMLRAGVAMLLLALPAAAQAADGPTLYKRCAACHLATGAGVPGAFPSLKIEPAALAAKPDGRRFLVLSVTRGLSGPLVADGKTYRGVMPAQATMKDDEVAAVLNHVLDAIAVADKAVRRFDADEVAGIRKGGATLTSRHVAELKAAIK; encoded by the coding sequence ATGACGATGCTGCGCGCGGGCGTCGCGATGCTGCTGCTGGCGCTGCCCGCCGCCGCACAGGCTGCGGACGGCCCGACGCTCTACAAGCGCTGCGCGGCGTGCCACCTCGCGACCGGCGCGGGCGTGCCGGGGGCGTTCCCGTCGCTGAAGATCGAGCCGGCGGCGCTGGCCGCGAAGCCGGACGGGCGGCGCTTTCTCGTCCTCTCCGTGACGCGCGGGCTTTCGGGGCCGCTGGTGGCGGACGGCAAGACCTATCGCGGCGTGATGCCCGCGCAGGCCACCATGAAGGACGACGAGGTCGCCGCCGTGCTGAACCACGTGCTGGACGCGATCGCGGTGGCCGACAAGGCGGTACGGCGCTTCGATGCCGATGAAGTGGCGGGCATCCGCAAGGGCGGCGCGACGCTGACGTCGCGGCACGTCGCCGAACTCAAGGCCGCGATCAAGTGA
- a CDS encoding cytochrome C: MILRGALAIAALAGLAGATFAAQGVSPDTGVSDPALARQNWILKCQGCHRPDATGTPETTPAMAGIVAKFLHVSGGREYLARVPGVATAPLDDTQLADLLNWTLYRFDGAHVPADFRPYSAEEIGRLRKAPLRTEAPAVRAALAARINALAESDL, translated from the coding sequence GTGATCCTGCGCGGCGCTCTTGCGATTGCCGCCCTCGCGGGGCTCGCGGGCGCCACCTTCGCGGCGCAGGGCGTTTCGCCCGACACCGGCGTTTCCGACCCGGCGCTGGCGCGGCAGAACTGGATCCTGAAATGCCAGGGCTGCCACCGGCCGGACGCGACCGGCACGCCGGAGACGACGCCCGCGATGGCGGGGATCGTCGCGAAGTTCCTGCACGTGTCGGGCGGGCGCGAGTACCTGGCGCGCGTGCCGGGCGTGGCGACCGCGCCGCTGGACGACACGCAGCTCGCCGATCTCCTGAACTGGACATTGTACCGCTTCGACGGCGCGCACGTGCCCGCGGATTTCAGGCCCTATTCGGCCGAGGAAATCGGGCGGCTGCGCAAGGCGCCGCTCCGCACCGAGGCGCCTGCCGTCCGCGCGGCGCTCGCCGCCAGGATCAACGCTCTTGCAGAGAGCGACCTTTAG